The proteins below are encoded in one region of Paracoccus methylovorus:
- a CDS encoding DUF2484 family protein, translating to MIALASHPATAALCAVLWGVLACLLPFVRMRWRNSALWTLVLCGVPVLGWLTYLCGPGFGVLFLSLGLSLLVWPPFASRSGRGPRHGAH from the coding sequence GTGATCGCGCTGGCCAGCCATCCCGCCACGGCGGCGCTTTGTGCGGTACTGTGGGGCGTGTTGGCGTGCCTTTTGCCTTTCGTGCGGATGCGCTGGCGCAATTCGGCGCTTTGGACACTGGTGCTGTGCGGCGTGCCGGTGCTGGGCTGGCTGACCTATCTTTGCGGGCCGGGCTTTGGCGTGTTGTTCCTGTCGCTGGGCCTGTCGCTGCTGGTCTGGCCGCCCTTTGCCTCGCGCAGCGGGCGCGGACCCCGGCACGGGGCGCATTGA
- a CDS encoding ATPase, which translates to MLYQTKAGWMAAPKKRVLFFGMSGLGKTFLASMLRASGDWFHYSIDYRIGTRYMGELIADNFKREAMKVPFLRELLLSDSVYIASNITFENLAPLSTYLGKPGSVTRGGLEFEEYMRRQAQHRAAEIAALLDSGHFIRRAQEIYAFDHFVCDSGGSVCEVVDPFAESDPVLDALERELLLVWIKGSDAHTEELVRRFDRAPKPMYYQPEFLDRAWTDYRVEKGLREDQVNPDEFIRWTYARALAHRQPRYEAMARRGVTLLAEEVVQVKTPDDLIALIGHAIERRPSTERTHDAHHPAK; encoded by the coding sequence ATGCTTTACCAGACCAAGGCCGGATGGATGGCCGCCCCAAAAAAGCGTGTGCTTTTCTTTGGCATGTCCGGGCTGGGCAAGACGTTCCTTGCCTCGATGCTGCGCGCCTCGGGTGATTGGTTCCATTACTCGATCGATTACCGCATCGGCACCCGCTACATGGGCGAGTTGATCGCCGACAACTTCAAGCGCGAGGCGATGAAGGTGCCGTTCCTGCGTGAACTGCTGCTGTCGGATTCGGTCTATATCGCCAGCAACATCACCTTTGAGAACCTCGCCCCGCTTTCGACCTATCTGGGCAAGCCGGGCAGCGTCACCCGCGGCGGGCTGGAGTTCGAGGAATACATGCGCCGTCAGGCCCAGCACCGGGCCGCCGAGATCGCCGCACTGCTGGATTCCGGCCATTTCATCCGACGCGCCCAGGAAATATATGCCTTCGACCATTTCGTCTGCGATTCCGGCGGCTCGGTCTGCGAGGTGGTGGACCCGTTCGCGGAAAGCGACCCGGTGCTGGATGCGCTGGAACGCGAATTGCTGCTGGTGTGGATCAAGGGCTCGGACGCCCATACCGAAGAGCTGGTGCGCCGCTTCGACCGCGCGCCCAAGCCGATGTATTACCAGCCTGAATTCCTCGACCGCGCATGGACCGACTACCGGGTCGAAAAGGGCCTGCGCGAGGATCAGGTGAACCCCGACGAATTCATCCGCTGGACCTATGCCCGGGCGCTGGCCCACCGCCAGCCACGATACGAGGCCATGGCGCGACGTGGCGTAACGCTGCTGGCCGAAGAGGTCGTTCAGGTAAAAACCCCGGACGATCTGATCGCCTTGATCGGCCATGCCATCGAAAGACGGCCATCGACAGAAAGGACGCATGATGCCCATCACCCTGCCAAATGA
- a CDS encoding UDP-N-acetylglucosamine--N-acetylmuramyl-(pentapeptide) pyrophosphoryl-undecaprenol N-acetylglucosamine transferase, with protein sequence MSSGPLCLIAAGGTGGHMFPAQSLAEVLLAQGWRVKLSTDERGARYAGAFPPEVVREVVSSATTARGGAPAKLAVPFRIGAGIWAAIRAMRADRPAAVVGFGGYPTIPAMSAALMLRIPRMIHEQNGVMGRVNAFFARRVDRVACGTWPTELPSGVTGIHTGNPVRQAVLDRAGAPYTSPGAGGVNLLVIGGSQGARVLSDVVPAAIAGLPAELRARLSVSHQARAEDTERVTDAYRAAGIAAVVRPFFDDVPQRLADCQLVVSRAGASSIADITVIGRPAILIPYAAATGDHQTANARALAESGAALLMPESVLDAESLRRDMRDILSDSARATTMAAAALTLARPDAAQRLADLVTELTR encoded by the coding sequence ATGAGTTCCGGTCCGCTATGCCTGATCGCCGCCGGAGGGACCGGCGGTCATATGTTTCCCGCACAATCGCTGGCCGAGGTGTTGCTGGCGCAGGGCTGGCGGGTCAAGCTTTCGACTGATGAGCGCGGCGCGCGCTATGCCGGCGCCTTCCCGCCCGAAGTCGTGCGCGAGGTGGTCAGTTCCGCCACAACCGCCCGAGGCGGCGCGCCGGCCAAGCTGGCTGTGCCCTTTCGCATCGGCGCCGGCATTTGGGCCGCGATCCGGGCGATGCGGGCAGACCGTCCCGCCGCAGTGGTGGGCTTTGGCGGTTATCCGACGATCCCGGCCATGTCGGCGGCGCTGATGTTGCGCATCCCGCGCATGATCCACGAACAAAACGGCGTCATGGGCCGCGTGAACGCATTTTTTGCACGGCGGGTGGATCGCGTGGCCTGCGGTACCTGGCCGACCGAGCTGCCGTCGGGTGTCACCGGCATCCACACCGGCAATCCGGTGCGGCAGGCGGTGCTGGACCGAGCGGGGGCGCCTTATACGTCTCCGGGTGCGGGGGGGGTGAACCTGTTGGTGATCGGCGGCAGTCAAGGCGCGCGTGTTCTGTCCGACGTGGTGCCCGCAGCCATCGCCGGCCTGCCTGCAGAGTTGCGCGCCCGCCTGTCGGTCAGCCATCAGGCCCGGGCCGAGGATACCGAGCGTGTCACCGACGCCTATCGCGCGGCCGGCATCGCCGCGGTGGTGCGGCCGTTTTTCGACGACGTCCCGCAGCGGCTGGCGGACTGCCAACTGGTGGTCAGCCGGGCGGGGGCGTCCTCAATCGCTGACATCACGGTGATCGGCCGTCCGGCGATCCTGATCCCCTATGCCGCCGCCACCGGCGACCACCAGACCGCCAACGCCCGCGCCCTTGCCGAATCCGGCGCGGCGCTTCTGATGCCCGAATCCGTGCTTGACGCCGAGAGCCTCAGGCGCGACATGCGGGACATCCTTTCCGACAGTGCCCGCGCCACCACGATGGCAGCAGCGGCGCTAACGCTTGCCCGCCCCGATGCGGCGCAGCGCCTTGCAGATTTAGTGACGGAACTTACCCGATGA
- a CDS encoding D-alanine--D-alanine ligase, which produces MVGRSSRTAPKVVVLMGGPSAEREVSLSSGHECAVALRQAGYEVVELDAGRDLPARLAEHAPDVVFNALHGRWGEDGCVQGLLEWLGYPYTHSGVLASALAMDKTRAKDVLRLAGLPVLESVIADAAEVRARHVMAPPYVVKPNDEGSSVGVYIVHEAANGPPQLSEQMPARVMVETYAPGRELTVAVLGDRALGVTEIVTEGWYDYDAKYTPGGSRHVIPADIPEEIAAACRKQAVQAHQALGCRGLSRSDFRWDDTRGLEGLIILEVNTQPGMTPTSLAPEQAAHVGMDFPALCRWIVEDTLCRA; this is translated from the coding sequence TTGGTGGGCAGGTCGAGCAGGACAGCCCCGAAAGTCGTCGTCCTGATGGGCGGGCCCTCGGCCGAGCGCGAGGTTTCGCTGTCGTCGGGGCATGAATGCGCGGTTGCGCTGCGGCAGGCGGGCTATGAAGTCGTCGAATTGGATGCGGGCAGGGATCTGCCCGCGCGTCTGGCCGAGCATGCGCCGGACGTTGTCTTCAACGCCCTGCATGGCCGCTGGGGCGAAGACGGCTGCGTGCAGGGCCTGCTGGAGTGGCTGGGCTATCCCTATACGCATTCCGGCGTGCTGGCCTCGGCCCTGGCCATGGACAAGACCCGCGCCAAGGATGTCCTGCGCCTTGCCGGCCTGCCGGTGTTGGAAAGCGTGATCGCCGATGCCGCTGAGGTGCGCGCCCGCCACGTCATGGCGCCGCCCTATGTCGTCAAGCCGAATGACGAGGGGTCGTCGGTCGGGGTCTATATCGTGCACGAGGCCGCGAACGGCCCGCCGCAGCTTTCCGAACAGATGCCCGCGCGGGTCATGGTCGAAACCTATGCCCCCGGCCGCGAACTGACCGTCGCCGTTCTGGGCGATCGCGCGCTTGGCGTAACCGAAATCGTGACCGAGGGCTGGTATGACTATGATGCCAAATACACGCCCGGCGGGTCGCGCCACGTCATCCCGGCCGATATTCCCGAGGAAATCGCTGCCGCCTGTCGCAAGCAGGCTGTGCAGGCGCATCAGGCGCTGGGGTGCCGGGGGCTGAGCCGCAGCGATTTCCGCTGGGACGACACCCGCGGCCTTGAGGGGCTGATTATCCTCGAGGTGAACACGCAGCCCGGCATGACGCCAACCTCGCTTGCGCCCGAACAGGCGGCCCATGTCGGCATGGACTTCCCGGCGCTATGCCGCTGGATCGTCGAGGACACGCTATGCAGGGCCTGA
- the murC gene encoding UDP-N-acetylmuramate--L-alanine ligase, producing the protein MNAATKLPGELGPIHFIGIGGIGMSGIAEVLMTLGYQVQGSDAKRSKITDRLETLGAAIFEGQSAENIGDAGVVVISTAIKKGNPELEEARRRGLPVVRRAEMLAELMRLKSNVAIAGTHGKTTTTTMVATLLDAGGFDPTVINGGVIHAYGSNARAGAGEWMVVEADESDGSFNRLPATIAIVTNIDPEHMEHWGSFDALRKGFQDFVSNIPFYGLAVCCTDHPEVQSLVGRLTDRRVVTFGFNAQADVRAVNLRYESGVAHFDIALQGEAELNDGQAPVIEGCTLPMPGDHNVSNALAAVAVARHLGMKRAQIREALARFGGVSRRFTRVGEVGGVTIIDDYGHHPVEIAAVLKAARQATKGRVIAVHQPHRYSRLSSLFDDFCTCFNEADVVAIAEVYSAGEDPIPGASRDDLVAGLIAHGHRHARSVIDEADLSRLVREQARPGDMVVCLGAGTISTWANNLPERLTEEAA; encoded by the coding sequence ATGAACGCAGCGACCAAACTTCCGGGCGAGCTTGGCCCCATCCATTTCATCGGCATCGGCGGCATCGGCATGTCCGGCATCGCCGAGGTGCTGATGACGCTGGGCTATCAGGTGCAGGGCTCGGACGCAAAGCGCTCGAAGATCACCGACCGGCTGGAGACGCTGGGCGCCGCCATCTTCGAAGGTCAGTCGGCTGAAAACATTGGAGATGCCGGCGTGGTCGTGATCTCGACCGCGATCAAGAAGGGCAACCCCGAGCTGGAAGAAGCACGCCGCCGTGGCCTGCCCGTGGTGCGCCGGGCCGAGATGCTGGCCGAGTTGATGCGGTTGAAATCCAACGTTGCCATTGCCGGCACGCATGGCAAGACCACGACCACCACCATGGTCGCCACGCTGCTGGACGCCGGAGGCTTCGACCCGACGGTCATCAACGGCGGGGTGATCCACGCCTATGGCTCGAACGCGCGCGCCGGGGCAGGCGAATGGATGGTGGTCGAGGCCGACGAATCGGATGGCAGCTTCAACCGTCTGCCCGCAACTATCGCAATTGTGACCAACATCGACCCCGAGCATATGGAGCATTGGGGCAGTTTCGACGCGCTGCGCAAAGGCTTTCAGGATTTCGTCTCGAACATTCCCTTTTATGGGCTGGCCGTCTGCTGCACCGACCACCCGGAGGTGCAATCGCTGGTCGGCAGGCTGACCGACCGCCGCGTCGTGACCTTTGGCTTCAACGCTCAGGCCGACGTGCGCGCCGTGAACCTGCGCTATGAATCCGGGGTTGCGCATTTCGACATCGCCTTGCAGGGCGAGGCAGAACTGAACGACGGCCAGGCCCCGGTTATCGAGGGCTGCACCTTGCCGATGCCGGGCGACCACAACGTCTCGAACGCGCTGGCCGCCGTCGCCGTCGCCCGCCATCTGGGGATGAAGCGCGCCCAGATCCGCGAGGCGCTGGCCCGGTTCGGCGGGGTCAGCCGCCGCTTTACCCGTGTGGGCGAAGTGGGGGGTGTCACCATCATCGACGATTACGGCCACCACCCGGTCGAGATCGCGGCGGTTCTGAAAGCCGCCCGCCAGGCGACGAAAGGCCGGGTCATCGCCGTGCATCAGCCGCATCGCTATAGCCGGCTGTCCAGCCTTTTCGACGATTTCTGCACCTGCTTCAACGAAGCCGACGTCGTGGCCATCGCCGAGGTCTATTCGGCAGGCGAGGACCCCATTCCAGGCGCCAGCCGCGACGATCTGGTGGCCGGCCTGATTGCCCATGGCCACCGTCATGCCCGCTCGGTGATCGACGAGGCCGATCTGTCGCGGCTGGTGCGCGAACAGGCGCGGCCGGGCGACATGGTGGTCTGCCTTGGCGCCGGAACGATCTCGACCTGGGCCAACAACCTGCCTGAACGCCTGACGGAGGAGGCCGCGTGA
- a CDS encoding homoserine O-succinyltransferase has translation MPITLPNDLPAYDILSNEGVMVMSPGRAAMQDIRPLRIGLLNLMPKKIQTENQFARLIGATPLQIDFQLIRMSDHESRNTAADHLAAFYRRFSEVEETGEKFDGLIITGAPIEHLPFDQVTYWDELTRVFDWTQSHVHSTFGVCWGGMAMAWHFHRLKKHLLDHKAFGCFRHRNLTPASPYLRGFSDDVLVPVSRWTEVRQDEVDAIPALQTLIASDQVGPCLLQDPDHRALYVFNHFEYDSTTLKDEYDRDATAGKPVNVPVNYYPDNDPTRPPTNRWRSHAHLLYGNWINEIYQTTHFDLNRIGEA, from the coding sequence ATGCCCATCACCCTGCCAAATGACCTGCCCGCCTATGACATCCTGTCGAACGAAGGCGTCATGGTCATGTCGCCGGGCCGGGCGGCGATGCAGGACATCCGGCCGCTGCGGATCGGCCTGCTGAACCTGATGCCGAAAAAGATCCAGACGGAAAACCAGTTCGCCCGGCTGATCGGCGCAACGCCTCTGCAGATCGACTTTCAGTTGATCCGCATGTCCGATCACGAAAGCCGCAACACCGCCGCCGATCATCTGGCCGCATTTTACCGCCGCTTCAGCGAAGTCGAGGAAACGGGCGAGAAGTTCGACGGGCTCATCATCACCGGCGCCCCCATCGAGCACCTGCCCTTTGATCAGGTGACCTATTGGGACGAGTTGACGCGCGTCTTCGACTGGACGCAAAGCCATGTCCACTCGACCTTCGGCGTCTGCTGGGGCGGTATGGCGATGGCCTGGCATTTCCACCGGCTGAAAAAGCACCTGCTGGATCACAAGGCCTTCGGCTGCTTCCGGCATCGCAACCTGACCCCGGCCAGCCCCTATCTGCGCGGTTTTTCCGACGATGTGCTGGTTCCCGTCAGCCGCTGGACCGAGGTGCGCCAGGACGAGGTGGACGCCATCCCGGCGCTGCAGACGCTGATCGCCTCGGATCAGGTCGGGCCTTGCCTGTTGCAGGACCCGGATCACCGTGCGCTTTATGTCTTCAACCATTTCGAATATGACAGCACGACGCTCAAGGACGAATATGATCGCGACGCGACCGCGGGCAAACCAGTCAACGTGCCGGTGAACTATTACCCCGACAACGACCCCACGCGTCCGCCGACGAACCGCTGGCGCAGCCATGCCCACCTGCTTTACGGCAACTGGATCAACGAAATCTACCAGACCACCCATTTCGACCTGAACCGCATCGGCGAGGCGTGA
- the ppk2 gene encoding polyphosphate kinase 2 translates to MASNGKKNDKPKSLPDLPFVGAITRYLEKDAPETLRKKVVAADGKRILDPSYPYAEEMKGKEYDVQMQGLQLQLVRLMRDVIHTGKRVVVLFEGRDAAGKGGTIERVRENLNPRSAYIVALPKPSEREADEWYFQRYVDWLPARGEIALFDRSWYNRGVVEKVFGFSSDAQRETFFRQLPLFENMLVDDGVILVKLWLEVGRAEQLTRFLDREQDPLKQWKLSPVDVEGLAKWDDYTAAIHDTLLRSHSGIAPWTVIRADDKRRARLAAIQTILRAVEFAGRDDDLIGKPDPQIAGGPEILPG, encoded by the coding sequence ATGGCCAGCAACGGCAAGAAAAACGACAAGCCGAAATCGCTGCCCGATCTTCCCTTCGTGGGCGCGATCACCCGCTATCTGGAAAAGGACGCCCCCGAGACGTTACGCAAGAAGGTCGTGGCAGCGGACGGCAAGCGCATTCTCGATCCATCCTATCCCTATGCCGAAGAGATGAAGGGCAAGGAATACGACGTGCAGATGCAGGGGCTGCAACTGCAGCTTGTCCGGCTGATGCGCGACGTGATCCATACGGGCAAGCGCGTGGTCGTGCTGTTCGAGGGCCGCGACGCCGCCGGCAAGGGCGGCACCATCGAGCGGGTGCGCGAGAACCTGAACCCGCGATCCGCCTATATCGTCGCCCTGCCCAAACCCAGCGAACGCGAGGCGGACGAGTGGTATTTCCAGCGCTACGTCGACTGGCTGCCCGCCCGCGGCGAAATCGCATTGTTCGACCGAAGCTGGTATAACCGCGGGGTGGTCGAAAAGGTTTTCGGCTTCAGCTCGGACGCGCAGCGCGAGACCTTTTTCCGCCAGTTGCCACTGTTTGAAAACATGCTGGTCGATGACGGGGTGATTCTGGTCAAACTGTGGCTCGAGGTGGGCCGCGCCGAACAGCTTACCCGCTTTCTCGACCGAGAGCAGGATCCGCTGAAACAATGGAAGCTCAGCCCTGTTGATGTCGAGGGGCTGGCAAAATGGGACGACTACACCGCGGCGATCCACGACACCTTGCTGCGCAGCCATTCCGGCATCGCACCATGGACCGTGATCCGCGCCGACGACAAGCGCCGCGCCCGGCTCGCCGCCATCCAGACCATCCTGCGCGCGGTCGAGTTCGCCGGACGCGATGACGACCTGATCGGCAAGCCCGACCCGCAGATCGCTGGTGGCCCCGAGATCCTGCCCGGATAA
- the murB gene encoding UDP-N-acetylmuramate dehydrogenase gives MLPSPRGTLTPNRALADLTWLRVGGPADWLFQPTDEEDLADFLRGLDPAVQVFAMGVGSNLIVRDGGIRGVVVRLGRGFNTISCDGGVVTAGAAALDAHVARRAAEAGLDLTFLRTIPGSVGGAVRMNAGCYGTYIADHLIAVRAVARDGSVHEIPAADLRLAYRHSEIPEGWVVTQARFHAEPGDPATLAATMEQQLARRDASQPTRERSAGSTFRNPAGFSSTGRADDSHELKAWSLIDAAGLRGHRLGGAQMSEKHPNFLLNADGATAAELEALGELVRQKVRETSGHELQWEVIRIGDPDPHKP, from the coding sequence ATGCTCCCTAGCCCGCGCGGCACCCTGACCCCAAACCGAGCCCTTGCCGACTTGACCTGGCTGCGGGTCGGCGGCCCTGCCGACTGGCTTTTCCAGCCCACAGACGAAGAGGATCTGGCGGATTTCCTGCGCGGCCTTGACCCGGCGGTGCAGGTATTTGCGATGGGCGTCGGCTCGAACCTGATCGTGCGCGATGGCGGCATTCGCGGCGTGGTGGTCCGGCTGGGACGCGGCTTCAACACCATCTCTTGCGACGGCGGTGTCGTCACGGCGGGCGCGGCGGCGCTGGATGCCCATGTCGCGCGCCGCGCGGCCGAGGCGGGGCTGGACCTGACATTCCTGCGCACCATTCCGGGCAGCGTCGGTGGCGCGGTGCGGATGAATGCAGGCTGTTATGGCACCTATATCGCCGATCACCTGATCGCGGTCCGTGCTGTGGCGCGGGATGGCAGCGTTCATGAAATTCCGGCTGCCGATCTGCGTCTGGCCTATCGCCACTCGGAAATCCCCGAAGGTTGGGTGGTGACGCAAGCCCGCTTTCATGCCGAACCGGGCGACCCGGCCACCTTGGCCGCGACGATGGAACAGCAACTTGCCCGCCGCGACGCCAGCCAGCCGACGCGCGAACGCAGCGCGGGATCGACCTTCCGCAACCCGGCCGGGTTTTCCTCGACCGGGCGGGCGGATGACAGTCACGAGTTGAAGGCCTGGTCGCTGATCGATGCGGCGGGCCTGCGCGGTCATCGCTTGGGCGGGGCGCAGATGTCGGAAAAGCATCCGAATTTCCTGCTGAATGCGGATGGCGCCACGGCGGCCGAACTGGAGGCCCTGGGTGAGTTGGTGCGCCAGAAGGTGCGCGAGACCAGCGGGCACGAGCTGCAATGGGAGGTCATCCGCATCGGCGATCCTGACCCGCATAAGCCGTAA
- a CDS encoding TPM domain-containing protein has translation MARPFQITAPAAKALRPVLSGLASLFALLWLALLPAQAQDLPDWQHVRINDFADLLTPEDAQTIDTALALLKDQTGIEGTVVTLSDRARYGGTDGLEPFATRLFNHWGVGEATRNDGFMVLVLAQDREARIELGSGYENDADILAQEIMRNTMLPALRDGRISHGIREATQAVIELIAQPTAAGHPAGGSKDSLMDRLVPYIFGGAWLLILGGIARQIWRRNRCPQCGRRGLETATTPLETPLPEGGHLVSHDNVTRRCLACGWTETRQSLRPRTVWYGPTGTMLRSEPTPGYRSASRGSSGFGGGSSRGGGASGRW, from the coding sequence ATGGCCCGACCGTTCCAGATCACCGCCCCTGCCGCCAAAGCGTTGCGGCCCGTCCTTAGCGGGCTCGCCAGCCTTTTCGCCCTGCTCTGGCTGGCGCTGTTGCCGGCGCAGGCCCAAGATCTGCCCGACTGGCAGCATGTCCGCATCAATGATTTCGCCGACCTGCTGACGCCCGAGGACGCACAGACCATCGACACGGCGCTGGCTTTGCTCAAGGACCAGACCGGCATCGAGGGAACGGTCGTCACCCTGTCCGACCGCGCGCGCTATGGCGGGACCGACGGACTTGAACCATTCGCCACCCGGCTCTTCAACCACTGGGGCGTAGGTGAGGCCACGCGCAACGATGGCTTCATGGTGCTCGTGCTGGCACAGGATCGCGAGGCCCGTATCGAGCTGGGCAGCGGCTACGAAAACGATGCCGATATTCTTGCGCAAGAGATCATGCGCAACACCATGCTGCCCGCCTTGCGTGACGGCCGGATTTCGCATGGCATCCGCGAAGCAACGCAAGCTGTGATCGAACTGATCGCCCAGCCGACCGCAGCAGGCCATCCGGCGGGGGGATCCAAAGACAGCCTGATGGACCGCCTCGTCCCCTACATCTTCGGCGGCGCATGGTTGCTGATCCTTGGCGGCATCGCGCGGCAGATCTGGCGACGCAACCGGTGCCCGCAATGCGGCCGGCGCGGATTGGAAACTGCCACCACGCCGCTGGAAACACCATTGCCCGAAGGCGGCCATTTGGTCTCGCATGACAATGTAACCCGCCGCTGCTTGGCCTGCGGCTGGACCGAGACAAGGCAGAGCCTGCGGCCTCGGACTGTCTGGTATGGACCAACCGGCACCATGCTGCGCAGCGAGCCCACACCGGGCTATCGCAGCGCCTCACGCGGTTCTTCGGGCTTCGGCGGCGGCTCGTCGCGCGGCGGAGGCGCATCGGGTCGCTGGTAG
- a CDS encoding ABC transporter substrate-binding protein translates to MKSIRFPALALALASTSLTAAWAADSQLTVFDWAGFEEPVIFQGYINQHGDSPTFAFYGDDDEAYQKLASGFKADLAHPCSQMVSKYRDAGLIEPWDVSRIPAFETLDPKFLESEIFKDDQGVWYIPTDWGATAIAYNTDNVPPEDVASLNIFTDPKYQGRTSLPDSADDVWALAYLATGTTDWTEVTDDQFNAAADWLRQAHQNVAAYWADPAEQAQLMASGAVDVAWSWNDGVVLLENDGFPVGFQRAPKEGSSTFFCGFVNLKNGPGNEDKAYDFINAWLAPEAAKGLLDTIGYGHTSTVAMDTIKDEPAVQEGLSAVDAPILAQTPNDPQQRERQLQEFEKIKAGF, encoded by the coding sequence ATGAAATCTATTCGCTTCCCCGCCCTTGCGCTGGCGCTGGCCAGCACCAGCCTGACGGCCGCCTGGGCCGCAGATTCTCAACTGACGGTCTTTGACTGGGCCGGGTTCGAGGAGCCAGTGATCTTCCAAGGCTATATCAACCAGCATGGCGACAGCCCGACCTTCGCCTTCTATGGCGATGACGACGAGGCTTATCAAAAGCTGGCCTCGGGCTTCAAAGCGGACCTGGCGCATCCATGTTCCCAGATGGTCTCGAAATACCGCGATGCCGGGTTGATCGAGCCTTGGGACGTGTCCAGGATTCCGGCCTTTGAAACCCTTGATCCCAAGTTCCTCGAATCGGAAATTTTCAAGGATGATCAGGGCGTCTGGTATATCCCGACCGATTGGGGCGCGACCGCCATCGCCTATAACACGGACAATGTCCCGCCCGAGGACGTCGCCAGCCTGAACATCTTTACCGACCCGAAATATCAAGGCCGTACCTCGCTGCCCGATTCGGCTGACGACGTCTGGGCGCTGGCTTATCTTGCGACCGGCACCACCGACTGGACCGAAGTCACCGACGACCAGTTCAACGCCGCTGCCGACTGGCTGCGCCAGGCGCATCAGAACGTCGCAGCCTATTGGGCCGACCCGGCCGAGCAGGCGCAACTGATGGCCTCGGGCGCGGTGGACGTCGCATGGTCCTGGAACGATGGCGTGGTGCTGCTGGAAAACGACGGCTTCCCAGTGGGTTTCCAGCGCGCCCCGAAAGAGGGCAGTTCGACCTTTTTCTGCGGCTTCGTCAATCTCAAGAACGGGCCGGGCAACGAAGATAAAGCCTACGATTTCATCAACGCCTGGCTCGCCCCCGAAGCAGCAAAAGGCCTTCTGGACACGATCGGCTACGGCCACACCTCAACCGTGGCCATGGACACGATCAAGGACGAGCCGGCGGTCCAAGAGGGACTCTCGGCCGTGGATGCCCCGATCCTGGCCCAGACCCCGAACGACCCCCAGCAGCGTGAACGCCAATTGCAGGAATTCGAAAAGATCAAGGCCGGCTTCTGA
- a CDS encoding peptidoglycan glycosyltransferase FtsW, producing the protein MTEMVFGTTPVRAGDPILPRWWRTVDRWSLACVLGLFAVGLLLGLAASVPLAEKNGLPQFYYVTRQAVFGAMALAVMLVISTFSPRMVRRIGVMGFLVAFVVLAVLPFVGTDFGKGAVRWLRLPGGMSVQPSEFLKPCFVAICAWFMAASQEVGGPPGKSFSFGLAVVVVLLLAMQPDFGQASLVLFSWCVMYFIAGAPLYLLGGVMGLACVGGIFAYGASEHFARRINGFLAAEIDPRTQLGYATNAIQEGGFFGVGVGEGSVKWSLPDAHTDFIIAVAAEEYGLILVLIIIALYTTIVIRSLLRLQGERDPFVRIAGTGLACAFGVQALINMGVAVRLLPAKGMTLPFVSYGGSSVIASGIALGMLLALTRSRPQGRIGDVLGRGRG; encoded by the coding sequence ATGACCGAGATGGTCTTTGGCACCACGCCCGTACGGGCAGGTGACCCGATTCTTCCACGTTGGTGGCGCACCGTGGACCGGTGGTCCTTGGCCTGTGTGCTGGGGCTTTTCGCGGTAGGGCTGCTTTTGGGCCTGGCGGCATCGGTGCCGCTGGCCGAAAAGAACGGCCTGCCACAGTTCTATTACGTCACCCGGCAAGCGGTGTTCGGCGCGATGGCGCTGGCGGTGATGCTGGTGATCTCGACCTTTTCGCCCAGAATGGTGCGACGGATCGGCGTGATGGGCTTTCTTGTCGCGTTCGTGGTGCTGGCTGTATTGCCCTTTGTCGGCACCGATTTCGGCAAGGGCGCGGTGCGCTGGCTGCGGTTGCCGGGCGGGATGTCGGTGCAACCCTCCGAATTCCTCAAGCCCTGTTTCGTCGCCATCTGCGCATGGTTCATGGCGGCGAGCCAAGAGGTCGGCGGCCCCCCCGGCAAGTCCTTTTCATTCGGGCTGGCCGTCGTGGTGGTCCTGTTGCTGGCCATGCAGCCCGACTTTGGTCAGGCTTCGCTGGTGCTGTTTTCGTGGTGCGTGATGTATTTCATCGCCGGCGCGCCGCTTTACCTGCTGGGCGGCGTGATGGGGCTGGCCTGCGTCGGCGGTATCTTCGCCTATGGCGCATCCGAGCACTTCGCCCGGCGCATCAACGGCTTTCTGGCGGCCGAGATTGATCCGCGCACCCAGCTTGGCTATGCCACCAACGCCATTCAGGAGGGCGGATTCTTCGGCGTGGGCGTGGGCGAGGGCTCGGTTAAGTGGTCGCTGCCCGACGCGCATACCGATTTCATCATCGCGGTCGCGGCCGAGGAATATGGCCTGATCCTGGTCCTGATCATCATCGCTCTTTACACCACCATCGTCATCCGCTCGCTCTTGCGGCTTCAGGGTGAACGCGACCCCTTTGTCCGCATCGCCGGCACCGGGCTGGCCTGCGCCTTTGGTGTGCAGGCACTGATAAATATGGGCGTGGCGGTGCGGCTGCTGCCCGCCAAGGGCATGACGCTGCCCTTCGTCAGCTATGGCGGTTCGTCGGTGATTGCATCGGGGATTGCTCTGGGGATGCTTCTGGCACTGACCCGCTCGCGTCCGCAGGGCCGGATCGGCGACGTGCTTGGGCGAGGGCGGGGATGA